The segment ACGGGCAACGGCTTATCCCGGCGGGCCAGCACTTCCAGAAGGCCGCCGTAATGATCCGGATGGCCGTGGGACAGGACCAGGGCATCCACCTCCGCCAGGTCATGCTCCAGGGCTTCCAGGTTGTTGAGCAGCGGCAAGGGGGAATTGGCCGCATCCATGAGCAGGGTGGTGCGCCGGCCGTTTTGCTCCAGGGTGATCCAGTAGGCCAGTCCGTGGGCGGCCACCAGGGGTTTTTTGAGCTTGCCCGGCACGATGCGCTCCACCACCCCCGGCCGGGAGGGCTCAAAGACGTCGTAAAAGTTGTCCACCAGCACTTCGATGGTGACGGCAGTCAGGGCGGGCAGTTCCATCAGCCGGGTTCCTCCTGGCGGCAGAGCGAAGGGACGTAACTTTTTCCTGACACTACCGCCGGCAGGGCGGCTCTGTCAAGTTTTTAATAGACCAGAATAGTTACTTCTGGGAGAGAGGGGCAACCCGTCATGCTGGGACTATGACGCACGTGATTTCTGCCGGGAAAGAGGCAGGGGCCGCCGACCCCTGGCCCCCGCGTCTGGCCCTTCGCACTGGTCTGAGGACCCGCCAAAGAAAAAGGGCGGGGGATTCCCGCCCTGAGCTGACTACCGAGAGGAGGAGGGTTTACAGGGAGAAGATCTTCACCGAAGCCGCGGCCAGGTCATAGAACCAGCCCGGGAAGATGCCCACCAGCACCACCGCCAGGGCCGTGGCCGCCAGGGTGGCGGTAACCGCCGGGGAGAAGGTCACCGGCCCCAGATCCGCCTCCGCCGGCCGCATATACATGAGCACGGTGATGCGGAGATAATAGTAAACCGAGATCAGGGAGTTCATCACCGCAATGATGACCAGCCAGATGTAGCCGGCCTGCACCGCGGCGGCAAAGATATACAGCTTCCCCACAAAGCCGGCGGTGGGGGGCATGCCCGCCAGGGCGAACATAAAGACGCTCATGGCCGCAGCCAAGCCCGGATGCTGCCGGCCCAAGCCGCAGTAATCGTAGATATTGAGGTAGCGGTCCTGAGTCCGGCTCACCAGGATGATGGCGGCAAAGGCGCCGATGTTCATCAGGGTGTAGGCCAGAAGATAGTAAAGAATGCCCACCGCGGCCAGCTGATTGGCGGCCACCAAGCCCACCAGGAGATAGCCGGCATGGGCGATGCTGGAGTAGGCCAGCATGCGTTTGATGTTGGTCTGGGCGATGGCCACCACGTTGCCCAGGGTCATGGTGGCCACGGCCAGGCCCCACAGGAGCCAGGACCAGTCGGTGACGAAGCCCGGGAAGGAGACGTACAGGACCCGAAGGAAAGTGGCCACCGCTGCGGCTTTGACGGCCACGGCCATGTAAGCGGTGACGGAGGTGGGGGCCCCTTCATAGACGTCCGGGGTCCACATATGGAAGGGCACC is part of the Desulfobaccales bacterium genome and harbors:
- a CDS encoding NADH-quinone oxidoreductase subunit N gives rise to the protein MSLTIPTFSLASIGPWLTLSVAAIAILVWEALSKEKPAAVPAVTLAALVIAAVQSLTLLGKKGTDFAGMVYVDGFTALAYLILILGAALTIFLSWRYLEEYGKNLSEYYALLLFATTGMMIMVAGAHLIMIFLGLEVMSIAVYVLAGFLREDLKSNEAAMKYLVLGAFSSAILLFGMALIYGAAGGTLYLNELAKKLAVTKAITQPLILLGLGLIVVGFGFKVAAVPFHMWTPDVYEGAPTSVTAYMAVAVKAAAVATFLRVLYVSFPGFVTDWSWLLWGLAVATMTLGNVVAIAQTNIKRMLAYSSIAHAGYLLVGLVAANQLAAVGILYYLLAYTLMNIGAFAAIILVSRTQDRYLNIYDYCGLGRQHPGLAAAMSVFMFALAGMPPTAGFVGKLYIFAAAVQAGYIWLVIIAVMNSLISVYYYLRITVLMYMRPAEADLGPVTFSPAVTATLAATALAVVLVGIFPGWFYDLAAASVKIFSL